The following are encoded together in the Odocoileus virginianus isolate 20LAN1187 ecotype Illinois chromosome 28, Ovbor_1.2, whole genome shotgun sequence genome:
- the PCNX3 gene encoding pecanex-like protein 3 isoform X4, with product MGSQVLQILRQGVWASLTGGWFFDPHQSTFSNCFHLYVWIFLLTFPFLLYMVLPPSLLVAGVYCLVVAVIFATIKTVNYRLHAMFDQGEIVEKRNSTMGEPEEEPAQGDSNLPRDPGVEMTVFRKVSSTPPVRCSSQHSVFGFNQVSELLPRIEDSGPLRDIKELVREQGSNNVIVTSADREMLKLSSQEKLIGDLPQTPPGAAPDPSLPSTDSSERSPLAGDGAPWSGGSVADTPMSPLLKGSLSQELSKSFLTLTRPERALVRTSSRREQRRGAGGYQPLDRRGSGDPTPQKAGSSDSCFSGTDRETLSSFKSEKTNSTHLDSPPGGQAPEGSDTDPPSEAELPASPDAGVPSDDTLRSFDTVVGAGTPPGPAEPLLVVRPKDLALLRPSKRRPPVRRHSPAAGRAPRRPLLEGRGFFEDDDTSEGSELSPASSLRSQRRYSTDSSSSTSCYSPESSRGAAGGARKRRAPHGAEEGMAVPPKRPYGTQRTPSTASAKTHARVLSMDGAGGDVLRGPLAGSKAELEAQAGVELAAGEPAVLPAEARRGPAANQPGWRGELQEEGAVGGAAEETGKRDRSSSVRRAQAIRRRHNAGSNPTPPASVMGSPPSSLQEAQRGRAASHSRALTLPSALHFASSLLLTRAGANVHEACTFDDTSEGAVHYFYDESGVRRSYTFGLAGGGYENPVGQQGEQAANGAWDRHSHSSSFHSADVPEATGGLNLLQPRPVVLQGMQVRRVPLEIPEEQTLMEEAPPRAQHSYKYWLLPGRWTSVRYERLALLALLDRTRGLLENILGVGLSSLVAFLGYLLLLKGFFTDIWVFQFCLVIASCQYSLLKSVQPDAASPMHGHNWVIAYSRPVYFCICCLLIWLLDALGSAQPFPPVSLYGLTLFSASFFFCARDVATVFTLCFPFVFLLGLLPQVNTCLMYLLEQIDMHGFGGTAATSPLTAVFSLSRSLLAAALLYGFCLGAIKSPWPEQHVPVLFSVFCGLLVALSYHLSRQSSDPTVLWSLVRSKLFPELEERSLETARAEPPDPLPEKMRQSVREVLHSDLVMCVVIAVLTFAISASTVFIALKSVLGFVLYALAGAVGFFTHYLLPQLRKQLPWFCLSQPVLKPLEYSQYEVRGAAQVMWFEKLYAGLQCVEKYLIYPAVVLNALTVDAHTVVSHPDKFCLYCRALLMTVAGLKLLRSAFCCPPQQYLTLAFTVLLFHFDYPRLSQGFLLDYFLMSLLCSKLWDLLYKLRFVLTYIAPWQITWGSAFHAFAQPFAVPHSAMLFVQALLSALFSTPLNPLLGSAVFIMSYARPLKFWERDYNTKRVDHSNTRLVTQLDRNPGADDNNLNSIFYEHLTRSLQHTLCGDLVLGRWGNYGPGDCFVLASDYLNALVHLIEVGNGLVTFQLRGLEFRGTYCQQREVEAITEGVEEDEGCCCCEPGHLPRVLSFNAAFGQRWLAWEVTASKYVLEGYSISDNNAASMLQVFDLRKILVTYYVRSIIYYVSRSPKLEAWLSHEGIATALRPVRAPGYADSDPTFSLSVDEDYDLRLSGLSLPSFCAVHLEWIQYCASRRGQPVDQDWNSPLVTLCFGLCVLGRRALGTASHSMSASLEPFLYGLHALFKGDFRITSPRDEWVFADMDLLHRVVAPGVRMALKLHQDHFTSPDEYEEPAALYDAIAANEERLVISHEGDPAWRSAILSNTPSLLALRHVLDDASDEYKIIMLNRRHLSFRVIKVNRECVRGLWAGQQQELVFLRNRNPERGSIQNAKQALRNMINSSCDQPLGYPIYVSPLTTSLAGSHPQLRALWGGPVSLGAIAHWLLRSWERLHKGCGAGCNSGGNVDDSDCGGGGGLTSLSNNPPLAQPTPENTAGAGDQPLPPGPAWGPGPSLSGSGDGRPPPLLQWPPPRLPGPSPASPAPPEGPRPSRPPAPGLLSSEGPSGKWSLGGRKGLGGSEGEPASGSPKGSTPKSQAPLDLSLSLSPDISTEASPPRAVQDIHCLDSSAPETGTPTGALGDWPAPAEERESPAAQPLLEHQY from the exons atggggtcgcaggtaTTGCAGATCCTGCGCCAGGGGGTGTGGGCCTCGCTCACCGGCGGTTGGTTCTTCGACCCGCACCAGAGCACCTTCTCCAACTGCTTCCACCTCTATGTTTGGATCTTCCTGCTCACCTTCCCTTTCTTGCTGTACATG GTCCTGCCCCCCAGCTTGCTGGTGGCTGGTGTGTACTGCCTTGTGGTGGCTGTCATCTTCGCTACCATCAAGACTGTGAACTATCGGCTGCATGCTATGTTCGACCAGGGCGAGATTGTGGAGAAGCGCAACTCTACCATGGGGGAACCAGAGGAAGAGCCTGCCCAGGGGGACAGCAATCTGCCCAG AGACCCTGGAGTGGAGATGACTGTATTTCGAAAAGTGAGTTCCACGCCCCCCGTACGCTGTAGCTCTCAGCATTCCGTGTTTGGCTTCAACCAGGTCTCG gaGTTGCTGCCCCGGATAGAGGACTCCGGGCCCCTCCGAG ACATCAAGGAGCTGGTGCGGGAGCAGGGCAGCAACAACGTGATCGTGACCTCGGCCGATCgagagatgctgaagctgagctcaCAGGAGAAGCTGA TTGGAGACCTTCCCCAGACGCCTCCAGGGGCTGCCCCGGACCCATCTCTCCCCAGCACGGACTCCTCAGAACGTTCTCCCCTGGCTGGAGACGGAGCCCCGTGGAGTGGCGGCAGTGTGGCTGACACTCCCATGAGCCCCCTCCTGAAGGGCAGCCTTAGCCAGGAACTTAGCAAGAGCTTCCTGACCCTAACCCGGCCTGAGCGGGCCCTGGTGAGGACCAGCAGTCGACGGGAACAGCGCCGGGGAGCGGGCGGCTACCAGCCCCTGGACCGGCGGGGCTCGGGGGACCCCACACCCCAGAAAGCTGGCTCCTCAGATTCCTGCTTCAGTGGCACTGACAGGGAGACGTTGAGCAGCTTCAAGAGTGAGAAGACCAATTCGACCCACCTAGACAGCCCCCCTGGCGGGCAAGCCCCCGAGGGCAGCGACACAGACCCCCCCTCGGAGGCAGAGCTGCCCGCCTCCCCAGATGCTGGAGTCCCCTCGGATGACACGCTCCGCTCCTTCGACACCGTTGTAGGAGCAGGGACGCCGCCTGGCCCGGCTGAGCCGCTCCTGGTCGTGCGGCCCAAGGACTTGGCGTTGCTCCGGCCCAGCAAACGGCGGCCGCCCGTGCGGAGACACTCCCCTGCCGCCGGCCGGGCCCCTCGGCGGCCGCTGCTGGAAGGCCGGGGCTTCTTCGAGGATGATGACACCAGCGAGGGCAGTGAACTGAGCCCAGCCTCCAGTCTCCGGTCCCAGCGCCGCTACAGCACCGACAGCTCCTCCTCCACTTCATGCTATTCCCCCGAGAGTTCTCGGGGGGCCGCCGGGGGAGCCCGAAAACGACGGGCCCCCCACGGGGCTGAGGAGGGGATGGCTGTGCCCCCCAAGCGGCCCTATGGGACCCAGCGGACGCCTAGTACTGCCAGCGCCAAAACGCACGCCCGCGTGCTGAGCATGGACGGGGCAGGGGGGGATGTCCTGCGGGGTCCCCTGGCTGGCTCCAAGGCTGAACTGGAGGCCCAGGCGGGGGTGGAGCTGGCTGCCGGTGAGCCCGCTGTGCTGCCCGCCGAGGCCCGCAGGGGACCTGCTGCCAACCAGCCTGGCTGGCGTGGGGAGCTGCAGGAGGAAGGTGCGGTGGGGGGAG CTGCCGAGGAGACTGGCAAGCGGGACCGCTCAAGCAGCGTGAGGCGGGCACAGGCCATCCGGAGGCGGCACAATGCTGGCAGCAACCCCACCCCCCCGGCCTCTGTCATGGGCTCGCCCCCCAG cagccTGCAGGAGGCTCAGCGGGGCCGCGCGGCCTCCCACTCCCGGGCTCTGACGCTGCCCTCGGCCCTGCACTTTGCCTCCTCGCTGCTGCTCACCCGGGCGGGCGCCAACGTGCATGAGGCCTGCACCTTTGATGACACCTCCGAGGGTGCCGTGCACTACTTCTACGACGAGAGCG GTGTGCGGCGTTCCTACACCTTTGGCCTGGCTGGAGGCGGCTATGAGAACCCTGTGGGGCAGCAGGGGGAGCAGGCAGCCAATGGAGCCTG GGACCGCCACTCGCATTCTTCTAGCTTCCACTCAGCTGATGTCCCAGAGGCCACTGGCGGCCTGAACCTGCTGCAGCCACGGCCTGTGGTCCTGCAGGGCATGCAGGTGCGCCGAGTGCCCCTGGAGATCCCGGAG GAGCAGACACTGATGGAGGAGGCGCCACCCCGGGCCCAACACAGTTACAAGTACTGGCTTCTTCCTGGCCGCTGGACGTCTGTGCGCTATGAGCGGCTCGCCCTGCTGGCCCTGCTGGACCG GACGCGCGGGCTGCTGGAGAACATCCTTGGTGTTGGCCTGAGCAGCCTCGTCGCCTTCCTGGGCTACCTGCTGCTGCTCAAGGGCTTCTTCACGGACATCTGGGTCTTCCAGTTCTGCCTGGTCATCGCCTCCTGCCAGTATTCCCTGCTGAAG AGTGTGCAGCCGGATGCCGCCTCCCCCATGCAT GGCCACAATTGGGTGATCGCGTACAGCCGACCTGTCTACTTCTGCATCTGCTGTCTGCTCATCTGGCTGCTGGACGCCCTGGGCTCCGCGCAGCCTTTCCCGCCCGTCTCTCTCTATGGCCTCACGctgttctctgcctccttcttcttTTGTGCCCGTGACGTGGCCACTG TGTTCACCTTGTGCTTCCCATTCGTCTTCCTCCTGGGCCTCTTGCCCCAGGTGAACACCTGCCTCATGTACCTGTTGGAGCAGATAGACATGCACGGCTTTGGGGGCACAG CCGCCACCAGTCCCCTTACCGCCGTCTTCAGCCTCTCCCGCAGCCTACTGGCCGCTGCCCTGCTCTATGGCTTCTGCCTCGGGGCCATCAAG AGTCCTTGGCCAGAGCAGCACGTCCCTGTCCTCTTCTCCGTCTTCTGTGGCCTCCTGGTGGCACTGTCCTACCACCTGAGCCGGCAGAGCAGTGACCCCACCGTGCTCTG GTCTCTGGTCCGGAGCAAGCTCTTCCCCGAGCTGGAGGAGCGGAGCTTGGAGACCGCCCGCGCTGAGCCCCCAGACCCACTGCCAGAAAAGATGCGCCAGTCAGTG CGCGAGGTCCTGCACTCCGACCTGGTGATGTGTGTAGTGATTGCTGTGCTCACCTTCGCCATCAGCGCCAGCACCGTCTTCATTGCCCTGAAG TCCGTGCTGGGTTTTGTGTTGTACGCGCTGGCGGGGGCCGTGGGCTTCTTCACACATTACCTGCTGCCCCAGCTCCGCAAACAGCTGCCCTGGTTCTGCCTGTCGCAGCCCGTGCTGAAGCCGCTGGAGTACAGCCAGTACGAAGTGCGGG GTGCTGCCCAGGTGATGTGGTTTGAGAAGCTGTACGCTGGCCTGCAGTGTGTGGAGAAGTACCTCATCTACCCAGCCGTGGTGCTCAACGCCCTCACGGTGGACGCTCACACAGTCGTCAGCCACCCAGACAAGTTCTGCCTCTA CTGCCGGGCACTGCTTATGACCGTGGCTGGGCTGAAGCTGCTGCGCTCGGCTTTCTGCTGCCCGCCCCAGCAGTATCTGACCTTGGCCTTCACCGTCTTGCTCTTTCACTTCGACTACCCACGCCTGTCCCAGGGCTTCCTGCTCGACTACTTCCTCATGTCCCTGCTCTGCAGCAAG CTGTGGGACCTGCTGTACAAGCTGCGTTTCGTGCTGACCTACATCGCGCCCTGGCAGATCACCTGGGGCTCAGCTTTCCACGCTTTTGCCCAGCCATTCGCCGTGCCAC ACTCGGCCATGCTGTTCGTTCAGGCCCTGCTCTCGGCACTCTTCTCCACGCCTCTCAACCCGCTGCTGGGCAGCGCCGTCTTCATCATGTCCTATGCGCGGCCCCTCAAGTTCTGGGAGCGTGACTACAA CACTAAACGCGTGGATCATTCCAACACCCGCCTGGTCACTCAGCTGGACCGGAACCCCG GCGCTGATGACAACAACCTCAACTCGATCTTCTACGAGCACTTGACCCGCTCGCTCCAGCACACACTGTGTGGGGACCTGGTGCTGGGCCGCTGGGGCAACTACGGCCCTGGCGACTGCTTCGTCCTGGCCTCCGACTACCTCAACGCCCTGGTCCACCTCATCGAGGTCGGCAACGGCCTCGTCACCTTCCAGCTGCGTGGCCTCGAGTTCCGAG GTACATACTGCCAGCAGCGCGAGGTGGAGGCCATCACCGAGGGTGTGGAGGAGGAcgagggctgctgctgctgcgagcCAGGCCACCTGCCACGGGTCTTGTCCTTCAATGCGGCCTTCGGGCAGCGCTGGCTGGCCTGGGAGGTGACGGCCAGCAAGTACGTGCTGGAGGGCTACAGCATCAGTGACAACAACGCCGCGTCCATGCTGCAGGTGTTCGACCTCCGCAAGATCCTCGTCACCTACTACGTCAGG AGTATCATCTACTACGTGAGCCGCTCTCCCAAGCTGGAGGCCTGGCTGAGCCACGAAGGCATCGCAACGGCCCTGCGTCCCGTGCGGGCACCTGGCTACGCTGACTCCGACCCCACCTTCTCCCTGAGCGTGGACGAGGACTACGACCTTCGCCTCTCTGGCCTCTCGCTGCCCTCCTTCTGCGCTGTGCACCTAGAGTGGATCCAGTACTGTGCCTCCCGGCGCGGCCAG CCTGTGGACCAGGATTGGAACTCGCCGCTCGTCACGCTGTGTTTTGGCCTGTGTGTGCTGGGCCGCCGGGCCCTGGGGACCGCCTCGCACAGCATGTCTGCCAG ccTGGAGCCCTTCCTCTACGGCCTGCACGCCCTGTTTAAGGGGGACTTCCGGATCACCTCACCTCGGGATGAGTGGGTCTTCGCCGACATGGACCTGCTTCACCGCGTGGTGGCGCCCGGGGTGCGCATGGCCCTCAAGCTTCACCAG GACCACTTCACGTCCCCGGACGAGTATGAGGAGCCGGCAGCCCTGTATGACGCCATCGCAGCCAATGAGGAGCGGCTGGTCATCTCACACGAGGGCGACCCGGCCTGGCGCAGTGCCATCCTCAGCAACACGCCCTCGCTGCTGGCGCTGCGCCACGTCCTAGACGACGCCTCAGACGAGTACAAGATCATCATGCTCAACCGGCGCCACCTCAGCTTCCGCGTCATCAAG GTGAACCGGGAGTGCGTGCGTGGCCTCTGGGCCGGGCAGCAGCAGGAGCTGGTGTTCCTGCGCAACCGCAACCCCGAGCGCGGCAGCATCCAGAACGCCAAGCAGGCTCTCCGCAACATGATCAACTCCTCCTGCGACCAGCCGCTGGGCTACCCCATCTATGTGTCTCCCCTCACCACCTCGCTGGCCGGCAGCCACCCTCAGCTGCGGGCGCTGTGGGGTGGCCCCGTCAGCCTGGGTGCCATCGCCCACTGGCTTCTGCGCAGCTGGGAGAG GCTTCACAAGGGCTGCGGTGCCGGCTGCAATAGTGGCGGGAACGTGGATGACTCAGACTGTGGCGGAGGCGGTGGCTTGACCTCCCTCAGCAATAACCCCCCCTTGGCACAACCC